The following coding sequences lie in one Methanohalophilus levihalophilus genomic window:
- a CDS encoding UDP-N-acetylglucosamine--N-acetylmuramyl-(pentapeptide) pyrophosphoryl-undecaprenol N-acetylglucosamine transferase, producing the protein MKVFIFVCGEGLGHTARSMSVGKELEKAGHEVLFGAYGYSAEIIQKNGFMVNAIPPEIRLVGDGGSLDMSTSVKESLKLRQIRGLFRVMKMVKREKPDVILSDSYYLGTLSALRYHIPVVLMVNQSNMEEFFKDGFVFRMLGKAARTFYRTVFRKVDNIVVPDFPKPNTICQLNLDFESQIEEKTIYSGPLPAKKPDTVNAEELAKPHVLSLVGGFGYRKPIFLSIIEAAKKDSSINYTMLTGPGIKTEDFDDLPENVNMMPFVPDQYPFLKGSDVVIAPGGHTTMMEALAFGIPVISFPDIGHAEQQNNAKGLETQNCGFRMEYNSSADDIMNRVKECISGKLTSPKNLSALALELEGASEIRKIMETLAGDKRI; encoded by the coding sequence ATGAAAGTATTCATATTTGTCTGCGGAGAAGGATTGGGCCATACAGCACGCAGCATGTCTGTAGGAAAAGAACTCGAAAAAGCAGGCCATGAGGTTCTTTTTGGTGCCTATGGGTATTCCGCGGAAATAATCCAAAAAAATGGATTTATGGTTAATGCCATACCTCCAGAAATCCGGCTTGTGGGAGATGGCGGATCACTGGACATGAGCACTTCTGTTAAGGAAAGCTTGAAGCTAAGACAGATTCGCGGCCTTTTCCGGGTTATGAAAATGGTTAAGCGCGAAAAACCTGATGTAATTCTTTCTGACAGCTACTACCTTGGAACCCTGTCTGCCTTAAGATACCATATCCCTGTTGTTCTGATGGTCAACCAATCAAACATGGAAGAGTTCTTCAAAGACGGATTTGTCTTCCGCATGCTTGGAAAAGCTGCCAGGACATTTTACAGAACCGTTTTTCGAAAAGTTGATAATATAGTCGTTCCGGATTTCCCAAAGCCCAATACAATATGTCAGCTAAACCTGGATTTTGAAAGCCAAATTGAGGAAAAAACAATTTACAGTGGGCCCCTTCCTGCAAAGAAACCGGATACTGTAAACGCGGAAGAACTAGCAAAACCTCATGTACTTTCCCTTGTGGGAGGATTCGGCTATCGAAAACCCATTTTCCTGAGTATAATTGAAGCTGCAAAAAAAGATTCCAGTATCAATTATACGATGCTCACCGGACCGGGAATCAAGACAGAGGATTTCGATGATTTACCTGAAAATGTTAATATGATGCCATTTGTTCCTGACCAGTATCCATTCCTAAAAGGCTCGGATGTGGTGATTGCACCTGGAGGACATACCACCATGATGGAAGCCCTTGCATTTGGAATACCGGTAATTTCCTTTCCAGACATAGGGCATGCTGAGCAACAGAATAACGCAAAAGGATTGGAAACACAAAATTGCGGATTCCGCATGGAGTATAACAGCAGTGCAGATGACATTATGAATCGTGTAAAGGAATGCATTTCCGGAAAACTCACATCCCCAAAAAACCTTTCTGCGCTTGCTCTGGAATTAGAGGGTGCCTCTGAAATACGAAAAATTATGGAAACTCTAGCGGGAGACAAAAGAATATAA